The Camelus dromedarius isolate mCamDro1 chromosome 31, mCamDro1.pat, whole genome shotgun sequence DNA segment GCCCCATCCTGCAGAGCCCACAGGAAAGGCCTCCACCCAGCTGCTCCAGCCTTTCCCTCCCCCAACTCAGCCCGCCCGGGGCCTGCGAGCAGACGGAGGTGGCTCTGGCTGCCTGTGGGACTGAGGTGGCGGTCAAGTGGGCTTGGTAGGAACCCTGGCGCTTCTCCTTTGGGTGGGTGGGCCCAGCAGGCCTTACACGCGATACCAGTGATTAGAGGAAGGGTCTCTCCTCTGTGAGGGGCGGCCTTCCTGCGGTGACAGGGTAACTGGTCCCCTGCTGCTTGGTGGCAGTGCAGGCTCTGAAGCACTTGAGGCGTGAGCCTGGAGGCGTAGGGTGGTTCTCTGACTGTCCCTGGGTGGCTGTGACAATTGGAAGTTGTGATGTGCAGGACTGGGACCCGGCAGGCCGTGTCTGCAGCTCACGAGGAATAAGCTCCCCTCCGTCTTTAAGTCCTGCTCATGCCTCTGGCACCGGGGACCTCGCACACGTCTGACTTTGCTGGGAGGAGCTGGAGCGAGGCCTGGACTGAGGGCAGGGACACTCCAGGTGGGTGAAAAGCCCAGAGGAGCAGGACCCTGCCCCAGTAGGATGGTGCTGGTGTGGCCAGGGGGCTCAGAAAGCAGGAGGTGCAGCTGGTGGGTGAACAGAGGCAGGTGCAGGGCACGGTGGGAGGGCGTGGTGCTGCTGGGCCTGCCTGGGGAGGCCGGTGTTGGGACGGGGGTGCCCCTGGGTGCAGAGGCCGGGAGCAGGTGGAAGAGGGGTTTAGGGGTGGGCAGCATGCAGGGAGACTCCGGTGCCTTCCTGAGGGAGATCACTCACGCCCTCCTTCGGTCCCCAGGTGACTGCATCCCGCCCAGCATGGTGGCCCCACcgtccccaccgcccccaccaccAGACCCTCAGTTTGTCCTCCGAGGCGCCCGGTCAGCAGTGCATGCGCTGCACTTCTGCGGAGGAGCCCAGGGGCAGGGGCACCCGCTGCTCCTCTCAGGGTGAGTACCCCTTGGCCCGGGGGACTCCGGGCGAAGTCGGGGGGGCGGCTAGCAGTGAGCCAGGCACTCTGCCCTTTCAGAGCCCTCTCGACAGGCTGTCCCCTTGGGTGTCCCCCAAGAAGGAGTCAGGGACACTCTCCCCTGGAGCCGGGACCAGCtcgccctaaccctaacccccaTCTCCCCAAGAAGaggctccccagggccctgcccgcCTTCCTTGGCTCAGCTCACATTCAGGTCACCTCGACTGGAAGCTGCTGGCTAAACGCCTGTCCGCCAGCTGTGCGGGGTCCTCCTCTGAACAGGTCTCTGCACGGGCTGGTGCACATCTGGAGCCTGCAGACACGGAGAGTGCTCGCCACCCTGGATGGCCACGCGGGCAAGTGTGTGACCTGGCTTCAGACTCTGCCCCCAGGGCCCCAGCTCCTCAGGTGGGTCTTGGTGGCAGTGAGTGTAGCTCCCAGGGAGCCAGGCTGTGGCCCTCAGTGGAGGCCTGGGGGCCTCCCCAGCTGCCGAGACGGCTGGCTCCCAGCGGCAGAATAGGACGGGACCCATCCCAAGGCAGCGCCACCAGGGGTGCGGGGTGCCCGGCAGCTGCTCTCTGAGGAGAGCTTGACAGACACACGCTGCCTGTGGTCTGAGCAGAGCCCACCCTGGCCTGCCAAGATGCCCAGGGCAAGGGCTAGGGCCCCCCTCAGAGGAGCCTCAGTCCTCTCCTGCAGGCCGGGCCATGGTATCACGCTTGCCACCCTGCAGGTGGCCTTCTCTCCACCCTCCTGTGAGGCAGGGAGGACTGGTTGGCAGAGTGGCCCAGAGTCTGAGCCTGGAGCCTACCCAGCCTGACAGGGCTGCGCTCCATCCCCCGTGTACCTGGGGTTCTGGGAGTGACAAAGTGAGTGGGAGATGGTGGAGCCAGGGGGTTCTGGCTCCCCAAGGCCGTGGTGGTTCCAGCCTGTGAGTGTCAAGAGGGGCTGTGGGGTTGGGGGGCTGGTCTGCACAGTGCAGGGGAGAGGGGCCTGTGGAGGTGACGGACCAGGACTCCAGTGGGAGGCGGGCCAGAGGCAGCAGACAGGGGCTGGTGGATGAAGGAGTAAGTTGGGTGGGCTTCCATCCTTTCCCTGGAGGGAAGGATGGTCCGGGGCGTTCACAAACCAGGAGGGCCTGGGAGAGCGGGGCCGTCAGGTGGCCAGAGTCTGAGGTTGCTCCGATTTCTGCCCCTGTACAGGGGTCGCTGTACCAGAAATCTACCAGGTCACAGAGGGCCTTCCCGAGCGCCCTCTGCCCCCAGAACTCCAGGACAGCTCTGCTTTCCTCCTGCTCCGGACTTGAAGCCCAAGCCCCAGAAAACAAGGCCTGCTGGGCCCCCACTGGGCTTCAAAGCACTTTTGTGCTGGACTTCAGCTGGTGCCACGCCCTGCGGGGGCTGGGGACCCAGGGCGTGCGGGAGGCGGTGCCCTGGACGTGTGCTCCCTGAGGGCCATCCTCGCAGGCCCTTCTGCTCCCTGCCCAGCTGCTCAGATGCCCCCTCGTGCTGCAGGGGTCCCCGTATGGCTTTGCTCTTTCCTTGACAGTTAGAGCAGACGTGGTGTCCAAGGACCCTGCTAAGCTGCTTGTGTCCACAGTTGCTGCTGGTAGACCTTCCTCCTGAGTTTTCAGCTGCAATGTAGGCCCTTCAgggcctcctgctcctccagggcCCAGGCACCCTGGGCTGTCTTCAGGGAGCCCCTGCCCGGGGGCCCACTCCCTGGAGGACCGGCTGACGCTGTGCGGGAGGCAGGCTCCAGGGGCACTCTGGGAGTGCGTGTGTGCTGGCTGGCGCCGCTGGAACCCTGCTGCAGGCGGGGGTGCAGACCGTGCAGGTGTGTGGAGTGCCCAGGTGCGTTTACGCTGCACTTAGAGGCCAGGCGCCCAGCTGTGTTTGGAAGCAAGTCTCCAAAGTGGCCCTTGACGGGGAAGGTGTGCTTTCATGTTCAGGGGCGGCAAGAGGACAGAAAGCTGGGAGCCAGGGCCCCGGCCTGGCCTGGCTCTGCAGGCACCCCCGCCCCACCTGCACCCCCAGGACGCACCTGTGGCTGCCTGGGTGCGTCTGCTTCCCACCTCTTTTACTGGGAGATGTGACGTGCTCACAGGAAGGTGTACGAGCAAGTCAGGCCGTGTTGTGACCACCAAGTGGGCGCCTGGGTCACCACTCCCAGGCCTCCCTACCCGCCAGCCCCCCCATCTCATCACCCTCAGGAGGCAGCCCCCGCTGCATTCTTGCTTTACCGTCTGAATATGTGTCTCCAAAAAGCACAGACtcattttatgttgttttttttttaatgtaaacaaaCAGCCATACGGAACTGCTTCCTTTGCATCTGACTTCCACTTGACTGCGATGCACTGGGGTGTGAGTGCTGCAGTGTGGGGCTTCCTGTCCTGTCCCTGTGGACAGGGATACCCAGCTTCCTCATCATTCTGCTGTCACGGGGGTCTGGGCTGTCCACTTGGAACTGTTGGATGAGGCTTGGGTGCACACTGGACCCAGAGGGGGCTGCCCGGAGGTCACCAGGCTGCACCCCAACCCCCCGCTGCCACCGCCCGGGCCTGGAGCTTCTGGCTGTGGCCTCATTTGTGTTCTTCTGACCACATAGTGAGCCAAACCCTCCTCTGCGTGTGGCAGCCCCTTGGATGGACTTTCTGCTAAACGCCCATTTCTCTTTTGGATTGACTGCTTCTTTCTCACTGAGTTACAGGCGTTCTTCTCACAGTCTAGATGTGGAAGGTGTTTCTGTGTCACCGGTTGCTTCTCTGACATGGTGGCTGTCATTTCTCACTCTTCGTGGTATCTTTAATGAGCTGAAGGTGGTCGGTTTTGTGTACTCTAATGTGGCATCTTTCCCTCCATGGCTCATGCATCTGTGTCTTGGGAAGGAGCCAGCACCAGGTTGTCACTGTTCCCTTTGTCCACACTTCACCTGGAATCTCTGTTGGTGTGGATGAAggttattttattccttatgGATACTCTGGGGTCCCATCTTCCCAGCACTCACTCCCCCTCCAATTTCAGAGGAAGCACTCACTCTCCCTTCAATGAGGGAGAATTGTCCACAGAGTTGTCGGCTGTAACGtgcccagtggggagaggagcagaCTGGTGGGGGCAGGTCTCAGAGTGGCAACTTCATCAGCTGAGTGTGTCAGTATGTATCTTGAGGACAGTGGGAGCCGGGTGTTTCCCTGTGAGGGAAGAGAGTCCCAAAcccaaggaggaggaaggggaggaagaactGGCAGGGCGTTGCTGTGAACTTGTGGAGATTTGAAAATACGTGCACGGAGGGAGATACAGaaagagttgtgtgtgtgtgtgtgtgagagaggtgTGTGTATAAAGTAGGTGTGTGCGGCGGTGGGCCTACAGCTGGGAGTGGGCGGACGCCACGGTCTCCTTCCCGCAGTCCTGACCATAGTGGGGTGAGGGCTTTGCACAGGACACGCCTGGCCAGCGCCTCCGTCCAGGCAAGCGGGATGGGCAATTGGCCTCATGTGCGTTGTCGTCCCTGTACTGTCCTCCCCACATGTGGAAATGTCATCCTAGGGATAAAAGGCACATGAGGGACAGAGGAAGGGCCTGGTGAGGACTGACAAGCCCTGCGCTCCCCCTGGGCCCTGAGCTGGCTGCTTGAGAGCAGTGATGCCGCTCCGTGGGGTCTCCTTGGCGGGGGAGGTAGCGGCGTGGCCGTAATGTGTGCAGCCCTGGAGTACAGGGTGGAGAAGGCTCGGAACCACTGCTCTGGGAGTTTGAAACATTCAAAATAAAGTTGCTTAGAAGCAGGCCAGTCCTCTGCTCTCAGTGCGGCTGCTGCCAGCCAAGGCCTCGTCTTTTCTCCGGCATTGCTGCCCCTACAGGCAGTGCAGCCTCATCCCTGTGCCTCCTGCCCCCAGTGTCCGGCATGTCCTGATGACACAGTGGGCCCCTGGCCTGTGtgggcctccccctcccccacctgacGGGGGTGCTACCGGGTGGTCACAGTTAATTCTCAAatgggcagagggcaggaggggttTGGCAGCACAGGAGGCAGCGGGAAGGCCACGGGGGAAGGCCACAGGGTGTGTGCCATGGAATGCCCAGGCCTCGGTCTTCAGCCGTCCCCAGGGTGGCCCGTGAGCAGGTCCTGGCCCCAGGCGCCTTGCGCGCAGACTCATGTGAGGCCCTTCCTCGGTGTTGACATTTGTCCTCACCTGCTTTCGGCAGCCAGGGCCGGGACCTGAGGATGCACGTGTGGGACCTGGCAGAGGGCAGGAATGCCATCGTggactctgtgtgcctggagAGCGTGGGCTTCTGCAGGGGCTCCGTCCTGGCCTGTGGGCCTCAGCGCTGGATGCTGGCCATGCCAGGGAAAGGCGGCGACGAGGTGAGTGCTGGCCTCCCAGACCTGGTTTATGAGCCCCAGGTGCTCACCCTCCACCCCACGTTGAGGGAACACCTGGCCGGCTCAGGGACCCACGTAGCTCTGGGGCCTTGGGCCAGTCTGGGCCTGGTCACCTATGAGGTAGCCCTGGTCGTAAGAGTCGGGAAGGGGGCTGCGGTGGGCCGATGTCTCTGGGAGGCCTGGTGCAGCACAGGATGGACGGGGGTCAGGGCCTGAGGCTGGCAGGGGCACTGGGGAAAGACTGCCAGGCAGGTCATCAGAGGACTTGGGAGCCAGCGCGTGTGGAGGGAAGCCCCAGGCAGACCCTGTGAGGTCAAGGCGGGCCTTGGAGCCCAGGCAGCAGGGGAGGGCGCCTTTTGGGGAGCAGAACTGGGCCCTGGTGTGAGAGTCCttgagcagagctgggatgcgGGGGTGAGGGCTGGCACCGAGGTGGTGATGGCAGCACAGAGGGGCACCAACGAGCATGGACACTTCAGAAGATGGAGCTCCCAGGACCGAGGCCTGGAAGAGCTTCCGAGGTCACTGTCAGTTGGGGCTCAGGCCAAGTGGCCAGCAGCAAGGGGTGGCAGAGAACTGGTCAGGCTGGACAGCGGTGTTTGCACCCCAAGGACAGAAGAGGCAGAACCCCCAAAGGAAGCAGAGCCCAGGACGTGGGGCCGACTGGGCAGGAAgcaagggcagaggaggggggctGACCGGGCTCCAAAGGTGGGTGGGGGGGCCGGGGCACGCGTGCAGGGGAGCCCCTTCCTGCCCGCTCCCTGGCCTCCCCACGACCCCTGAGGGTCTTGCGGTGGGCGGGGTGGGCAGGGATGTGAGCCTTGCACCAGAAGTCTGGGCCCCCGCCCAAGAGACCTTGTGAATCTTAAAGCAGATTCAGTGCATAAATAATGAGGCAGGAACAGGCAACTGTTTGTTCACAACGGCATTTAAATCTCCAATTAGGCACTACATGTACTTTTCTTGCCAGGTTGCCAAAAAcctgttaaaaattttattaatgtgaGAAGAGG contains these protein-coding regions:
- the GNB1L gene encoding guanine nucleotide-binding protein subunit beta-like protein 1 isoform X2, whose product is MPLAPGTSHTSDFAGRSWSEAWTEGRDTPGDCIPPSMVAPPSPPPPPPDPQFVLRGARSAVHALHFCGGAQGQGHPLLLSGSLHGLVHIWSLQTRRVLATLDGHAGKCVTWLQTLPPGPQLLSQGRDLRMHVWDLAEGRNAIVDSVCLESVGFCRGSVLACGPQRWMLAMPGKGGDEADSSPLPLLLAGYEDGSVALWDVSARKVCSRVACHEEPVMGLDFDSQKARGVSGSAEKALAVWSLDEQRALQVHGTHQLTNPGVADVRIRPDHRLLATAGWDHRIRVFHWRTMKPLAVLAFHSAAVHCLAFATDGLLAAGSGDQRISVWSLYPRM